Proteins encoded together in one Xyrauchen texanus isolate HMW12.3.18 chromosome 50, RBS_HiC_50CHRs, whole genome shotgun sequence window:
- the LOC127640879 gene encoding uncharacterized protein LOC127640879 codes for MSMWSFVVFYICVYDVFGVTDEVKSVSVMEGDSVTLHTDVTEIQRDDQIIWRFGPENSRIAEIYKLNSPKYDRIERFRDKLMLDRRTGSLTIRNINKAHAGPYKQTIFSNTRTSHKRFTITVYTPVTTATVSRNSLLREGETSARLPIPVIIRDSSQCSSSCKCVLVCSVVNVTHVTLSWYKGNSLLSSISVSDLNSSLSLPLEVEYQENNIYSCVVSNSFTNLTKHLNITDSCQTYPDSVQCCGSTEAVIRLVISAVVGVATVIVLIYDIRSR; via the exons ATGTCCATGTGGAGTTTCGTCGTGTTTTACATCTGTGTGTACG ATGTGTTTGGTGTTACAGATGAAGTGAAGtcagtgtcagtgatggagggagattctgtcactctacacactgATGTTACTGAAATACAGAGAGATGATCAGATAATCTGGAGGTTCGGACCTGAAAATTCACGCATTGCTGAAATCTATAAACTCAATAGCCCTAAATATGATCGAATTGAGAGATTCAGAGACAAACTAATGCTGGACAGAAGGACTGGATCTCTCACTATCAGAAACATCAACAAAGCGCACGCTGGACCTTATAAACAAACTATCTTCAGCAACACAAGGACATCACACAAGAGATTCACAATCACTGTCTATA CTCCTGTTACAACAGCTACTGTCAGTAGGAACTCATTATTGAGAGAAGGTGAAACTTCAG CTCGTCTCCCGATTCCCGTCATCATCAGAGACTCTTCTCAATGTTCTTCAAGCtgtaaatgtgtgttggtgtgttcagtggtgaatgtgacacacgtgactctctcctggtacaaaggaaacagtttattgtcctccatcagtgtgtctgatctcaacagcagtctctctctacctctggagGTGGAATATCAGGAGAACAACATCTACAGTTGTGTAGTGTCCAATTCATTCACCAACCTGACCAAACATCTCAACATTACTGATTCATGTCAGACGTATCCAG ATTCTGTCCAGTGTTGTGGTTCAACTGAAGCTGTGATCCGATTGGTCATCTCTGCTGTGGTGGGCGTGGCTACTGTAATTGTACTAATTTATGACATCAGATCCAGATAA